The following proteins come from a genomic window of Malus domestica chromosome 02, GDT2T_hap1:
- the LOC103407042 gene encoding uncharacterized protein, whose translation MAYSDSTIYTCTECGANLNLSAANLYPPDFFFEAGNKGTVSFAAVDTTKFRFEKEDKIRPFFETRNYWGIQRTRTKIKCNGCGRLVGHVYDDGPPMTDSPRQFHMGPSQVIPRAARYRFKTKALRVSSGT comes from the coding sequence ATGGCTTATTCCGATTCGACGATCTACACCTGCACGGAGTGCGGAGCCAACCTGAACCTTTCCGCCGCGAATCTCTACCCTCCGGACTTCTTCTTCGAGGCCGGCAACAAGGGAACGGTGTCTTTTGCGGCGGTCGACACCACCAAGTTCCGGTTCGAGAAGGAGGACAAGATCAGGCCGTTCTTCGAGACCAGAAACTACTGGGGGATCCAACGGACGAGGACGAAGATCAAGTGCAACGGCTGCGGGCGGCTGGTCGGCCACGTCTACGACGATGGGCCCCCCATGACTGACAGTCCCCGCCAGTTTCACATGGGGCCCAGCCAGGTTATCCCTCGAGCTGCTCGGTATAGGTTCAAGACGAAGGCCCTTCGCGTTTCGTCTGGGACTTAG